The proteins below are encoded in one region of Myxocyprinus asiaticus isolate MX2 ecotype Aquarium Trade chromosome 13, UBuf_Myxa_2, whole genome shotgun sequence:
- the LOC127449914 gene encoding transmembrane protein 100-like, with protein MPQNTLIFDPAMPTKPVKDAMTIPGTPERILTEKTNNNDASLQPQPLETTVTIPLVNEVQLTAATGGAELSCYRCTVPFGVVVLIAGIVVTAVAYSFNSHGSTISYFGLVLLSAGLVLLALSAVCWKVRMERKKERRRESQTALMAHQRSIFA; from the coding sequence ATGCCGCAAAACACATTGATCTTTGACCCTGCGATGCCCACCAAGCCTGTTAAAGACGCCATGACGATCCCTGGAACCCCTGAGCGAATCCTGACCGAGAAAACCAACAACAATGATGCTTCTCTACAACCACAGCCACTAGAGACGACAGTCACCATTCCTCTCGTCAACGAGGTGCAGTTAACGGCGGCCACCGGAGGGGCGGAGCTATCCTGTTACCGCTGCACTGTGCCATTTGGCGTGGTGGTTCTGATCGCGGGCATTGTGGTGACCGCCGTAGCGTACAGCTTCAACTCTCATGGTTCAACCATCTCGTACTTCGGACTGGTGCTGCTCTCGGCTGGACTCGTGCTGCTTGCTCTGAGTGCTGTTTGCTGGAAAGTTCGtatggagagaaagaaagagcgaaGGAGAGAGAGTCAAACAGCTCTGATGGCACACCAAAGAAGCATCTTTGCTTGA